A DNA window from Bacteroides cellulosilyticus contains the following coding sequences:
- the nspC gene encoding carboxynorspermidine decarboxylase produces MIDFNCFPSPCYIMEEELLRKNLALIKSVADRAGVEIILAFKSFAMWRSFPIFREYIEHSTASSVYEARLALEEFGSKAHTYSPAYTEADFPEIMRCSSHITFNSLSQFCRFYPEVVKEGSGISCGIRINPEYSEVETELYNPCAPGTRFGITADLLTEALPQGIDGFHCHCHCESSSYELERTLKHLEKKFSRWFPQIKWLNLGGGHLMTRKDYDVEHLIQLLKDLRARHPHLRIILEPGSAFTWQTGVLASEVVDIVESRGIRTAILNVSFTCHMPDCLEMPYQPAVRGAEMGNNGGCHVYRLGGNSCLSGDYMGDWSFDHELQIGERIVFEDMIHYTMVKTNMFNGIHHPAIAMWTKEGKAEIFRQFFYEDYRDRMS; encoded by the coding sequence ATGATAGATTTCAATTGTTTCCCCTCTCCATGCTACATCATGGAGGAAGAATTGCTGAGAAAGAACCTCGCCCTTATAAAAAGCGTTGCCGATCGTGCCGGAGTAGAAATTATCCTGGCATTCAAGTCTTTTGCCATGTGGCGTTCGTTTCCCATATTCAGGGAGTATATAGAGCACTCTACGGCAAGTTCGGTATACGAGGCGCGTCTGGCACTGGAAGAATTCGGTAGTAAGGCGCATACTTATTCTCCCGCTTATACGGAAGCTGATTTTCCTGAAATCATGCGTTGCAGTAGTCATATAACTTTTAATTCTTTGTCGCAGTTCTGCCGTTTCTATCCGGAGGTCGTGAAAGAGGGGAGTGGCATCTCTTGTGGTATTCGTATTAATCCGGAATATTCTGAAGTGGAAACGGAACTTTATAATCCCTGCGCTCCCGGCACTCGTTTCGGCATAACAGCGGATTTATTGACTGAGGCTCTGCCACAAGGTATTGATGGTTTCCATTGTCATTGTCATTGCGAATCTTCATCTTATGAACTGGAACGGACATTAAAACATCTGGAAAAAAAATTCTCTCGTTGGTTTCCGCAAATTAAATGGTTGAATCTGGGAGGTGGGCATCTGATGACGCGTAAAGATTATGACGTGGAGCATCTTATTCAACTGCTGAAAGATTTGCGTGCCCGTCATCCGCATTTGCGTATTATCCTTGAACCTGGTTCTGCCTTTACCTGGCAGACCGGTGTGTTGGCTTCTGAGGTAGTGGATATTGTGGAAAGCCGTGGTATCCGTACCGCTATTCTTAATGTGAGTTTTACCTGTCATATGCCCGATTGTCTTGAAATGCCTTACCAACCTGCCGTACGTGGTGCTGAAATGGGAAATAACGGCGGTTGCCATGTATATCGCCTGGGTGGAAATTCATGTTTGAGTGGTGACTATATGGGCGACTGGAGTTTTGACCATGAATTGCAAATCGGAGAGCGTATTGTCTTCGAAGATATGATTCACTACACGATGGTAAAAACAAATATGTTCAATGGAATCCACCATCCTGCCATTGCAATGTGGACAAAAGAAGGGAAAGCGGAAATATTCAGGCAATTTTTTTATGAAGATTATCGGGATAGAATGAGCTGA
- the recR gene encoding recombination mediator RecR, with protein sequence MNGQFSSILLEKAVSEFAKLPGVGRKTAMRLVLHLLRQDTAVVEAFGNAIVTLKHEVKYCRVCHNISDTETCRICANPQRDASTVCVVENIRDVMAVEATQQFRGLYHVLGGVISPMDGVGPGDLQIESLVRRVAAGGIKEVILALSTTMEGDTTNFYIYRKLEKMGVKLSVIARGISVGDELEYADEVTLGRSIVNRTLFTGTN encoded by the coding sequence ATGAACGGACAATTTTCCTCGATATTATTGGAGAAGGCGGTGAGCGAGTTTGCCAAACTGCCAGGAGTGGGGCGGAAGACGGCTATGCGCCTGGTACTACACCTTCTGAGACAAGATACGGCAGTGGTAGAAGCCTTTGGTAACGCTATTGTTACACTGAAGCATGAAGTAAAATATTGCAGAGTTTGCCACAATATTTCAGATACGGAAACTTGCCGTATTTGTGCCAATCCGCAGCGGGATGCATCTACAGTTTGTGTTGTAGAGAATATCCGCGATGTCATGGCGGTGGAAGCGACGCAGCAATTCCGTGGACTATATCACGTCTTGGGTGGTGTTATTTCACCAATGGACGGGGTAGGTCCGGGTGACTTGCAGATAGAAAGTCTTGTACGGCGTGTGGCTGCCGGTGGAATCAAGGAGGTGATCCTGGCACTCAGCACTACGATGGAAGGTGACACAACTAACTTCTATATTTATCGTAAGCTTGAAAAGATGGGGGTGAAGCTAAGTGTGATTGCCCGTGGCATTTCAGTGGGCGATGAGTTGGAATATGCGGACGAGGTCACTCTGGGGCGTAGTATTGTAAACCGGACGCTTTTTACGGGAACGAATTAA
- a CDS encoding ATP-dependent helicase, which yields MNTNYIEELNEGQRAAVLYNEGPSLVIAGAGSGKTRVLTYKIAYLLENDYQPWNILALTFTNKAAREMKERIARQVGEQRARHLWMGTFHSIFLRILHAEAASIGFTSQFTIYDTADSKSLVRSIIKEMGLDEKVYKPGSVQARISNAKNHLVSPAGYAANKEAYEGDCAAKMPAIRDIYHRYWDRCRQADAMDFDDLLFYTFILFRDHPEVLARYQEQFRYILVDEYQDTNYAQHSIVLQLAKDHQHVCVVGDDAQSIYSFRGADIDNILYFTKVYPNTKVFKLEQNYRSTQTIVCAANSLIEKNERQIRKEVFSEKEKGEAIGVFQAYSDVEEGDIVVNKIAELRRSEHYAYSDFAILYRTNAQSRVFEEAMRKRGMPYRIYGGLSFYQRKEIKDVIAYFRLVVNPNDEEAFKRIINYPARGIGDTTVGKIIAAATENNISLWVVLCEPLTYGLNLNKGTHSKLQGFRDLIGGFIEGVMEKNAYEIGTEIIRQSGIINDVCQDNSPENLSRKENIEELVNGMSDFCALRLEEGNPNISLTDFLSEVSLLTDQDSDNEDDEKITLMTVHSAKGLEFRNVFVVGMEENLFPSGMVGDSPRALEEERRLFYVAITRAEEHCFLSYARTRFRYGKMEFGSPSRFLKDIDIRFLRLPQDAGLGSKIDEEAVHFRRENSSGFSRSPHTRESLYNAEKETPQRPKQQIIAPSVPRNLKRVTPSASPAAPSSASAMAVQPGQLIEHERFGLGEVMKVEGNGDNAKATIHFKNAGDKQLLLRFARFKIIG from the coding sequence ATGAATACGAATTATATCGAAGAATTGAATGAAGGACAGCGCGCTGCAGTGCTCTATAACGAGGGTCCGTCGCTGGTGATAGCCGGTGCGGGTTCCGGGAAGACACGGGTGCTGACCTATAAAATAGCCTATTTGCTGGAAAATGATTATCAGCCCTGGAATATCCTGGCTCTGACTTTTACCAACAAGGCCGCCCGTGAGATGAAAGAACGTATTGCCCGGCAGGTGGGAGAACAGCGGGCACGTCATTTGTGGATGGGTACATTCCACTCTATCTTCCTGCGCATCCTGCATGCGGAAGCTGCGAGCATCGGTTTTACCTCGCAGTTTACTATCTATGATACGGCGGACAGCAAGAGTCTGGTGCGCTCTATCATTAAGGAGATGGGGCTGGATGAGAAAGTGTATAAGCCGGGCAGTGTGCAGGCACGCATCTCCAATGCGAAAAACCACCTGGTGTCTCCTGCGGGATATGCTGCCAACAAAGAGGCTTATGAAGGGGATTGTGCCGCCAAGATGCCTGCAATCCGGGATATTTACCATCGTTATTGGGATCGTTGCAGGCAGGCGGATGCCATGGATTTTGATGATTTGCTCTTTTATACTTTTATTCTCTTCAGAGATCATCCTGAAGTACTGGCGCGTTATCAGGAACAGTTTCGCTACATTCTGGTAGATGAGTATCAGGATACCAACTATGCCCAGCACAGTATTGTGTTGCAGTTGGCAAAGGATCATCAGCACGTGTGTGTGGTTGGAGATGATGCGCAGAGTATCTATTCTTTCCGGGGGGCAGATATTGACAATATATTGTATTTTACAAAAGTGTACCCCAATACGAAAGTATTCAAGTTGGAACAGAACTATCGGTCTACGCAAACCATTGTCTGCGCTGCCAACAGTTTGATTGAAAAGAATGAAAGGCAGATACGTAAGGAAGTCTTCTCTGAAAAGGAGAAAGGGGAAGCCATCGGTGTGTTTCAGGCATACAGTGATGTGGAAGAAGGAGATATTGTAGTCAATAAGATTGCTGAGTTGCGTCGTTCGGAGCATTACGCCTATTCGGATTTCGCCATACTTTATCGGACCAATGCGCAGAGCCGTGTATTTGAGGAAGCTATGCGTAAGCGGGGTATGCCTTATCGCATTTATGGTGGTTTGTCTTTTTATCAGCGCAAAGAAATAAAGGATGTGATAGCTTACTTCCGTCTGGTGGTCAATCCTAATGATGAGGAAGCGTTCAAGCGTATTATCAATTATCCGGCCCGTGGTATTGGAGATACGACGGTAGGCAAAATTATCGCCGCTGCTACGGAAAATAATATCAGTCTTTGGGTCGTGCTCTGTGAGCCGCTGACGTATGGATTGAATTTAAATAAAGGCACGCACTCTAAACTGCAGGGCTTCCGTGACCTGATCGGTGGATTTATAGAAGGGGTAATGGAGAAGAATGCCTATGAGATTGGTACGGAGATTATCCGTCAATCCGGCATTATTAATGACGTCTGCCAAGACAATTCACCGGAAAATCTTAGCCGTAAAGAGAATATTGAGGAATTAGTGAATGGCATGAGCGATTTCTGTGCTTTGCGCTTGGAAGAGGGTAATCCTAATATTTCACTGACAGACTTTTTATCGGAAGTATCATTGCTGACTGACCAGGATTCGGACAATGAGGATGATGAGAAAATAACGCTTATGACCGTCCATTCTGCCAAAGGACTGGAATTTAGAAATGTATTTGTGGTGGGAATGGAAGAAAATCTTTTCCCCAGCGGTATGGTGGGAGATTCTCCCCGTGCGCTGGAAGAGGAGAGGCGTTTATTTTATGTGGCCATCACTCGTGCGGAAGAACATTGTTTCCTTTCGTATGCCCGCACCCGTTTCCGCTATGGAAAAATGGAATTCGGCAGTCCCAGCCGCTTTCTGAAAGATATTGATATCCGCTTCCTTCGCTTGCCCCAGGATGCGGGGTTGGGCAGTAAGATTGATGAAGAGGCGGTACATTTCCGTAGGGAAAATAGTAGCGGGTTCTCTCGTTCGCCTCATACCCGCGAGTCATTGTATAACGCTGAAAAGGAAACTCCCCAGCGTCCCAAGCAACAGATTATTGCTCCGAGCGTGCCGCGCAATCTGAAACGGGTGACCCCGTCCGCATCACCTGCCGCGCCGTCTTCCGCTTCGGCAATGGCTGTGCAGCCGGGGCAGCTTATTGAGCACGAACGTTTTGGACTGGGAGAAGTGATGAAGGTAGAAGGCAATGGTGATAATGCCAAAGCGACTATTCATTTCAAGAATGCGGGCGACAAGCAACTTTTATTGCGCTTTGCCCGTTTTAAGATTATCGGTTAA
- a CDS encoding glycosyltransferase family 2 protein, which translates to MKFSVVIVNYNVKYYLEQCLCSLYRAIDNLSAEIFVVDNASVDDSEAYLTERFPRITYIYNKENVGFARANNQAIRQAKGEYVLLLNPDTVLPEQTLEEALLFMDTHPCAGAAGVKMLTDDGRFLRESKRGYPTLAATFGKLSGLGKLFPRSKGLGGYYCNALDADTIHRVEVLAGAFMLLRRSALEKSGLLDEDFFMYGEDIDLSCRIEEAGYENYYLPYPILHYKGESTSKDTYHHVRVFCGAMDIFFRKHGERYGLLGRWLVRIGIHLQMYIRLLMLSLRRIFSFPGKKAKVPFLKGQAFPRFLVFGEEATIHSLRGLFKRNGLIGKHHFVVANEASAADGHASPFISLKGFTHVVYDCRAFSFSTIIRLLSHHRKMGLRLGIYNPESRVLVTPEKCYL; encoded by the coding sequence ATGAAATTCTCTGTTGTCATAGTCAATTACAATGTAAAGTATTATCTGGAACAGTGTCTCTGTTCCTTATACAGGGCTATTGACAATCTTTCAGCCGAAATTTTTGTAGTGGATAATGCGTCCGTCGATGATTCGGAGGCATACCTTACCGAACGCTTCCCGCGTATTACCTATATATATAATAAGGAGAATGTTGGTTTTGCCCGTGCTAATAACCAGGCCATTCGTCAAGCGAAGGGAGAATACGTGCTGTTGCTGAATCCTGATACGGTATTGCCGGAGCAGACTTTAGAAGAAGCGCTTCTGTTTATGGACACGCATCCTTGCGCCGGAGCTGCCGGTGTGAAAATGCTGACGGATGACGGACGTTTTCTGCGGGAATCAAAACGTGGATATCCTACTTTGGCTGCCACTTTTGGTAAACTGTCCGGCTTGGGAAAACTTTTCCCCCGTTCTAAAGGTTTAGGTGGGTATTATTGTAATGCCCTGGATGCGGATACCATTCACCGGGTGGAAGTATTGGCAGGTGCATTCATGTTGCTGCGCCGTTCTGCATTGGAAAAATCCGGATTACTGGATGAAGACTTCTTTATGTATGGTGAAGATATAGATTTGTCCTGCCGGATTGAGGAGGCGGGATATGAAAATTACTACTTGCCTTATCCTATATTGCATTATAAGGGAGAAAGTACATCGAAAGATACCTATCACCATGTGCGTGTATTTTGTGGAGCAATGGATATTTTCTTTCGTAAGCATGGTGAACGTTATGGGCTCTTGGGGCGTTGGCTTGTTCGGATCGGTATCCATTTACAGATGTATATTCGTTTGCTGATGCTTTCCTTGAGACGTATATTCAGTTTCCCGGGAAAAAAAGCGAAAGTCCCCTTCCTTAAAGGACAAGCTTTCCCTCGTTTTCTTGTTTTCGGTGAAGAAGCCACTATTCATAGTTTGCGTGGACTTTTCAAACGTAACGGGCTGATCGGAAAGCATCATTTCGTTGTGGCAAACGAAGCGTCTGCCGCCGACGGACATGCCAGTCCATTCATCTCGCTGAAAGGTTTCACGCATGTGGTGTATGATTGCCGTGCCTTTTCTTTTTCTACAATTATCCGCTTGCTGTCCCATCATCGGAAAATGGGGTTGCGTCTCGGAATTTATAACCCGGAAAGTCGCGTACTGGTGACTCCCGAAAAATGTTATCTCTGA
- a CDS encoding GNAT family N-acetyltransferase, whose product MKHTYFVNDRIRLRAMEPEDLELICEMENDPQQWDISNFTVPYSRYVMKQYMENSQCDMFSDKQLRMMVVRLEDRATIGTIDITDFSPMHARGEVGIVIRKEFRGAGYAKDALTLLCDYAFDFLRMKQLVVHIATDNEASMRLFASCGFVQCGLLKDWLCVEGYFKDVALLQCIRVD is encoded by the coding sequence ATGAAACATACTTATTTTGTAAACGACCGTATTCGCCTCCGTGCTATGGAACCGGAGGATCTGGAACTGATTTGTGAGATGGAAAACGACCCGCAACAGTGGGATATCAGTAACTTCACTGTACCCTATTCACGCTATGTGATGAAGCAATATATGGAGAATTCACAATGCGATATGTTTTCCGATAAGCAGCTACGTATGATGGTGGTGCGCCTTGAAGATCGTGCTACGATAGGAACGATTGATATTACAGACTTTTCTCCGATGCATGCACGCGGAGAAGTGGGTATCGTTATCCGGAAAGAGTTTCGTGGCGCAGGCTATGCAAAAGATGCATTGACACTACTTTGTGACTATGCTTTCGACTTTCTGCGTATGAAACAGTTGGTTGTCCATATCGCCACGGATAATGAGGCAAGCATGCGTTTGTTCGCCTCTTGCGGCTTTGTTCAGTGTGGGTTGTTAAAAGATTGGCTGTGTGTAGAAGGTTATTTCAAAGATGTTGCATTACTGCAGTGCATCCGGGTCGATTAA
- the ltrA gene encoding group II intron reverse transcriptase/maturase: protein MKERMQKISTLSDNCRQKDRTESESYAGVQTFIGITENHLVEAQFTKDALLERIVSPANMNRAYKQVVANGGCGGVDKMETEDLLPYLKLHKDELINSLLDGSYRPNPVRRVEIPKDGGKKRQLGIPTVIDRLIQQSISQVLSPLYERQFSDNSFGFRPKRSAHQALRRAQSHINSGHKYCVDLDLEKFFDTVNHSKLIEILSRTVKDGRVISLVHKYLLSGAMVDGHYESRVQGTVQGGPLSPLLSNVMLHELDTELESRGHKFVRYADDCMIFCKSKRSALRVKKSISAFIEKDLFLKVNQDKTSVGYVRGMKFLGYSFYVKNGECRLSVHPKSYLKLKVRLKELTGRSNGMGYEQRKSKLHLFIRSWIEYFQLADMQSYLKRIDEWLRRRIRMCIWKYWKKVKTRFANLQKCGISKFYAWQHANTRLGYWCIAGSRILTSAMDNDKLKLVGYPTLMEYYSKLHRK, encoded by the coding sequence ATAAAGGAACGAATGCAGAAAATATCAACATTGAGTGATAACTGCCGGCAAAAGGATAGGACGGAATCCGAAAGCTATGCCGGAGTGCAGACCTTTATTGGGATAACTGAAAACCACCTCGTGGAAGCGCAATTTACCAAAGATGCTTTATTGGAACGTATTGTGTCGCCCGCAAACATGAACCGCGCCTACAAGCAGGTCGTGGCCAACGGTGGCTGTGGAGGTGTCGATAAGATGGAAACGGAAGATTTACTTCCTTACCTGAAACTCCATAAAGACGAACTGATAAACTCTTTGTTGGACGGTAGCTATCGTCCCAATCCCGTCCGGCGGGTTGAAATTCCCAAGGATGGAGGTAAGAAACGTCAATTAGGTATTCCTACCGTTATTGACCGTCTTATTCAACAATCCATCAGCCAGGTGCTTAGTCCGCTTTACGAACGCCAGTTCAGTGACAACAGCTTTGGCTTCCGCCCTAAACGCAGTGCTCACCAAGCCTTGCGGCGCGCCCAATCTCATATCAATAGTGGTCATAAATACTGTGTTGACTTGGACTTAGAAAAGTTCTTCGACACAGTTAATCATAGCAAGTTGATAGAGATTTTGTCACGCACCGTGAAGGATGGTCGTGTTATCTCCCTCGTCCATAAATACCTCCTCTCGGGGGCAATGGTAGATGGTCACTACGAGAGCCGTGTTCAGGGAACTGTCCAAGGAGGACCTTTGAGCCCCTTGCTGAGCAATGTTATGCTCCATGAATTGGATACAGAGTTGGAATCCCGTGGGCACAAGTTTGTGCGTTATGCGGACGACTGTATGATTTTCTGTAAGAGTAAACGTTCTGCCCTGCGTGTAAAGAAGAGCATAAGCGCTTTTATTGAGAAAGATCTTTTCCTAAAGGTAAATCAAGATAAAACCAGCGTTGGTTATGTTCGTGGCATGAAGTTTCTGGGTTATTCTTTTTATGTAAAGAATGGCGAATGTCGCTTATCTGTCCATCCCAAAAGTTACCTTAAACTGAAAGTTCGCTTGAAAGAACTGACCGGAAGAAGTAATGGTATGGGGTATGAGCAGCGCAAATCAAAGCTTCATCTGTTTATACGTAGCTGGATAGAATACTTTCAGTTGGCAGATATGCAGAGTTATCTGAAACGTATAGATGAATGGCTTCGTCGTAGGATACGCATGTGTATATGGAAATACTGGAAGAAGGTCAAAACTCGGTTTGCCAATTTGCAGAAGTGTGGCATCAGTAAGTTCTATGCCTGGCAACATGCCAATACTCGCTTAGGGTATTGGTGTATAGCTGGGAGCAGAATCCTAACTTCTGCCATGGATAATGACAAATTGAAACTAGTGGGGTACCCTACCTTGATGGAGTATTACAGTAAATTGCATCGTAAGTAA
- a CDS encoding YqgE/AlgH family protein, with amino-acid sequence MDTNTDIFKIETNHVLPSRGKVLISEPFLYDEMFGRSIILLVDHTLDGTMGLVLNKSLPLYLNDVLKDFKDVENIPIYKGGPLCTDTLFYLHTLKGVEDSLQIGKGFYLNGDFDAIRRYILEGNDITGKIRFFLGYSGWEHDQLCQEIEENTWLIGSTNIASLMDEKGSAELWKNVLGELGGKYETWSRFPQIPTLN; translated from the coding sequence ATGGATACTAACACAGACATATTCAAAATTGAAACGAACCACGTATTACCTTCACGTGGAAAAGTACTGATATCCGAGCCTTTCCTCTATGACGAGATGTTCGGACGCTCTATTATCTTGCTGGTAGACCATACGCTGGATGGTACAATGGGATTGGTATTGAACAAATCTCTCCCGCTATATCTCAATGACGTATTGAAAGACTTCAAAGATGTGGAAAATATACCTATTTATAAAGGCGGTCCGTTATGTACCGATACGCTGTTTTACCTTCATACACTAAAAGGTGTAGAAGATTCTCTGCAAATAGGAAAAGGATTCTATCTGAACGGAGATTTTGATGCCATCCGCCGTTATATTTTGGAAGGCAATGACATCACCGGAAAGATACGCTTCTTCTTGGGATATTCAGGCTGGGAACATGACCAGCTATGCCAGGAAATTGAAGAAAACACCTGGCTGATAGGATCGACAAACATCGCTTCCCTTATGGATGAAAAGGGAAGCGCAGAGCTTTGGAAAAATGTTTTGGGAGAACTGGGAGGCAAATACGAAACATGGTCACGTTTCCCGCAGATACCCACATTGAATTAA
- a CDS encoding smalltalk protein yields MKKKITWDAILKVVIAVASAVLGAFSAHAMTGRS; encoded by the coding sequence GTGAAAAAGAAAATTACTTGGGATGCGATTCTGAAAGTGGTGATTGCAGTGGCTTCGGCTGTGTTGGGTGCGTTTAGCGCGCATGCGATGACGGGAAGGTCTTAA
- the yihA gene encoding ribosome biogenesis GTP-binding protein YihA/YsxC has protein sequence MEITSAEFVISNTDVKKCPSGIFPEYAFIGRSNVGKSSLINMLTGRKGLAMTSATPGKTMLINHFLINKSWYIVDLPGYGYARRGQKGKSQIQRIIEDYILEREQMTNLFLLIDSRLEPQVIDIEFMGWLGEHGVPFSIVFTKGDKLKGGRLNTNIQQYLKKLKEQWEELPPYFVTSSENRMGKKELLDYIESINKELNTK, from the coding sequence ATGGAGATTACAAGCGCTGAATTCGTCATTAGTAATACAGATGTGAAAAAATGCCCCTCCGGGATATTCCCTGAATACGCCTTTATCGGACGTTCCAACGTTGGAAAATCCAGCCTCATCAATATGCTGACAGGGCGTAAAGGACTTGCCATGACTTCCGCCACTCCGGGAAAGACTATGCTCATCAATCATTTCCTTATTAATAAAAGCTGGTACATCGTCGATCTACCTGGCTATGGTTATGCCAGACGCGGACAAAAAGGAAAATCACAAATACAGCGTATCATCGAAGATTATATTCTGGAACGTGAACAGATGACCAATCTCTTCCTGCTTATCGACTCACGGCTTGAACCACAAGTCATCGATATCGAATTCATGGGATGGCTGGGCGAGCACGGAGTACCTTTCTCCATTGTCTTTACCAAAGGGGATAAGCTGAAAGGCGGCAGGCTGAACACCAATATCCAGCAGTATCTGAAAAAACTAAAAGAGCAATGGGAAGAACTTCCCCCTTATTTTGTGACCTCTTCTGAGAACAGAATGGGCAAAAAAGAGTTATTAGATTATATAGAGAGTATTAATAAAGAATTGAATACCAAATAA
- a CDS encoding DUF4923 family protein, protein MKKSVFSLAFIATLLLVSANSQAQSLKDLFNKENVEKVVSAVTGKNTVDMTGTWSYTGAAIEFESDNLLMKAGGAVAATTAEAKLNEQLSKVGIKPGQMSFTFNADSTFNAKLGTKTLKGTYVYDATEKHVTMKFVRLINMNAKVNCTSGSMDLLFESDKLLKLITFLSSKSSNATLKTISSLANSYDGMMLGFSLEKKE, encoded by the coding sequence ATGAAAAAGAGTGTATTTTCACTGGCATTTATTGCCACCTTACTTCTTGTGTCGGCCAATAGTCAGGCACAATCGCTAAAAGATTTATTCAACAAAGAAAATGTAGAAAAAGTAGTCAGCGCCGTTACCGGTAAGAATACTGTTGATATGACAGGTACATGGTCGTATACCGGTGCCGCTATCGAATTCGAATCAGACAACCTGTTGATGAAAGCCGGCGGAGCCGTTGCTGCTACCACTGCCGAAGCCAAACTCAATGAGCAACTGAGCAAAGTGGGTATCAAACCCGGACAAATGAGTTTTACCTTCAATGCCGACAGCACTTTCAACGCTAAACTGGGAACCAAAACTCTGAAGGGGACTTATGTGTATGACGCCACCGAAAAGCATGTAACCATGAAGTTCGTCAGACTGATAAACATGAATGCCAAAGTTAACTGTACATCCGGCAGCATGGATTTACTGTTCGAATCGGACAAACTACTGAAGCTAATCACTTTCCTTTCCAGCAAGAGCAGCAATGCCACACTGAAAACAATCAGTTCACTGGCAAACAGCTACGACGGCATGATGTTAGGTTTCTCACTTGAGAAGAAAGAATAA